The following coding sequences are from one Prochlorococcus marinus CUG1438 window:
- a CDS encoding AarF/ABC1/UbiB kinase family protein yields MNEDFTDFIEISGLLDYDPEAISKIYKKNPNRLLKRLWQTLIPIFAYIFSIGWDKLTGRLKNKKQARYRAKELTKLLVELGPAFVKAGQALSTRPDIIPGILLEELSELQDQLPGFDGDKAMELIEEDLGSKVDEIYLEIDKEPISAASLGQVHKAKLKNGEVVAVKVQRPGLREQITLDLYIVRNIAYWLKNNIGLIRSDLVALIDELGKRVFEEMDYLNEAENAEKFRNMHKHNQMIAVPKIYKKITSRRVLTMEWIEGTKLTNLEDVKKLGIDPDKMIDIGVQCSLEQLLEHGFFHADPHPGNLLALKDGRLCYLDFGMMSEVSRDSRSGLIQAVVHLVNKNFDKLSQDFVKLGFLSEEVNLEPIVPAFQEVFINAVEQGVSKMDFKSVTDDMSGVMYKFPFRLPPYYALIIRSLLTLEGIALSVDPNFKILGAAYPYFARRLMEDSDPQLRESLKEMLFDDKKFKWDRLEDLLSNAAKQTNLDLEKLLDEVINLLFSQKGGFLRNEIIESLTNQIDSLSLKILKNLNKYLPNSIKLNVTNENNNLNDLIMYIEPLRNFLAILEKIPGYSINIFLKRVPRLINEPYTKEMGIKIAKKVTEKGVVRIVKIAAGANI; encoded by the coding sequence TTTTACCGATTTTATAGAAATATCTGGACTACTTGATTATGATCCAGAAGCAATTTCTAAGATTTATAAAAAAAATCCAAATAGACTGCTGAAAAGACTCTGGCAAACACTTATTCCAATTTTTGCATATATTTTTTCTATTGGATGGGATAAATTAACAGGAAGATTAAAGAATAAAAAACAAGCAAGATATAGAGCTAAAGAATTGACAAAATTATTAGTAGAACTTGGACCTGCATTTGTTAAAGCAGGTCAAGCTTTATCTACAAGACCAGATATTATTCCAGGAATTCTTCTGGAGGAATTATCTGAATTACAAGATCAATTGCCAGGATTTGATGGAGATAAGGCTATGGAATTAATAGAAGAAGATTTAGGTTCCAAAGTAGATGAAATTTATTTAGAAATTGACAAAGAGCCAATTTCGGCTGCTTCTTTAGGACAAGTGCACAAAGCTAAATTAAAAAATGGAGAGGTTGTTGCAGTTAAAGTCCAAAGACCAGGCTTAAGAGAACAAATAACTTTAGATCTGTACATAGTAAGAAATATTGCTTATTGGTTAAAAAATAATATTGGATTAATAAGGAGCGATTTGGTGGCATTAATTGATGAATTAGGCAAAAGAGTCTTTGAAGAAATGGATTATTTAAACGAAGCTGAAAATGCAGAAAAGTTTAGAAATATGCATAAACATAATCAAATGATCGCTGTACCAAAGATTTACAAAAAAATAACATCTAGAAGAGTTTTAACAATGGAATGGATCGAAGGGACAAAATTGACAAATTTAGAAGATGTAAAAAAATTAGGCATTGACCCAGATAAAATGATTGATATAGGAGTGCAGTGCAGTTTAGAACAACTTTTAGAGCATGGTTTTTTTCATGCTGATCCACATCCAGGTAATTTATTAGCCTTAAAAGATGGCAGGTTATGTTATTTAGATTTTGGAATGATGAGTGAAGTGTCAAGAGACTCTAGATCAGGTTTAATACAAGCAGTAGTACATTTAGTAAATAAAAATTTCGATAAGTTGTCTCAAGATTTTGTAAAACTAGGATTCTTATCCGAAGAGGTTAACCTTGAACCTATTGTTCCAGCGTTTCAAGAAGTTTTTATTAATGCTGTTGAACAAGGAGTTTCAAAAATGGATTTCAAAAGTGTCACAGATGACATGTCAGGAGTAATGTATAAATTTCCATTTAGATTGCCTCCATATTATGCTCTCATAATTAGATCACTACTGACACTAGAGGGAATTGCACTAAGTGTAGACCCAAACTTTAAAATATTAGGCGCAGCTTATCCATATTTTGCCAGGCGATTGATGGAAGATTCTGATCCACAACTAAGAGAAAGCTTGAAAGAAATGCTTTTTGATGATAAAAAATTCAAATGGGACCGTTTGGAAGACCTACTTTCTAACGCTGCAAAACAGACAAACCTCGACTTGGAAAAGCTTTTAGATGAAGTAATTAATCTTCTTTTTTCCCAAAAAGGTGGTTTTCTTAGGAATGAAATAATTGAAAGCTTAACAAATCAAATTGATTCATTAAGTTTAAAAATACTAAAAAATTTGAATAAGTACCTCCCAAACTCGATCAAATTAAATGTGACAAATGAAAATAACAATTTGAATGATCTTATAATGTATATTGAACCCTTAAGAAACTTTTTGGCAATTTTAGAAAAAATACCAGGTTATTCGATTAATATTTTTCTAAAAAGAGTTCCTCGACTCATAAACGAACCTTATACAAAGGAAATGGGCATAAAAATTGCAAAAAAAGTTACAGAAAAAGGAGTGGTGAGAATCGTAAAAATTGCAGCTGGTGCGAATATCTAG